In Amyelois transitella isolate CPQ chromosome 5, ilAmyTran1.1, whole genome shotgun sequence, one DNA window encodes the following:
- the LOC106131922 gene encoding uncharacterized protein LOC106131922: MDSYEKEMTESTIEPGVSMSVMEEAPTMTVATIVGVTIVVLVTIAAVFFLGVLLDCRQQRRLEKKMGEVKKLKNQRRINTLTENDEISIANHMEQAGTSIAPAEILATVP; encoded by the exons AAATGACAGAGTCTACGATTGAGCCTGGAGTGTCAATGTCGGTAATGGAGGAGGCTCCCACTATGACGGTAGCCACCATTGTGGGGGTCACCATCGTAGTCCTGGTCACCATCGCCGCTGTCTTCTTCCTGGGAGTGTTACTCGACTGTCGACAACA gcGGCGGTTGGAAAAGAAGATGGGAGAAGTGAAAAAGCTGAAGAATCAGCGGCGAATCAACACGCTCACGGAGAATGATGAAATTAGTATAGCGAACCACATGGAGCAAGCGGGAACCAGTATCGCCCCTGCAGAGATCTTGGCAACTGTACCCTGA